One genomic region from Deltaproteobacteria bacterium encodes:
- a CDS encoding S1/P1 nuclease has product MKKNIFGILIFILSHHCFGWGPIGHRTAGLIADANLTPKAKASVSYLLKNQGLADVANWADVIKSGSSYQQTLRYHYEGVPVGMNYLEYLQNTKADERDKGGTVLAMLVARDTLRSPSASLQDKADALKFLSHFVADIHQPLHTGRPGDRGGNDIKLNWFGEPSNLHRVWDSGMILTGHKNIINAGMSFEQSCLVYAQFLTKVSGRQIRFVRSDFDNWVYESLSLRDSAVYDQSYLNQQAAYQGKLLQYLDNRVLVSGLRLADVVNQIFEAQPVPPEEVTFRKEIEAIVGNLYRFISLRP; this is encoded by the coding sequence ATGAAAAAAAATATATTTGGTATTTTAATATTTATCCTAAGTCATCATTGTTTCGGTTGGGGGCCCATTGGCCATAGAACAGCAGGATTAATTGCTGACGCCAATTTAACTCCAAAGGCCAAAGCTTCGGTTAGTTATTTGCTTAAGAATCAAGGCTTGGCGGATGTGGCAAATTGGGCTGATGTCATCAAGTCGGGCAGTTCCTATCAACAAACATTGCGGTATCATTATGAAGGTGTTCCTGTAGGGATGAATTACTTGGAGTACCTACAAAATACAAAAGCAGATGAAAGAGATAAAGGGGGCACCGTTCTAGCAATGCTTGTTGCCAGAGACACGCTGAGAAGTCCTAGTGCTAGTTTGCAAGATAAAGCAGACGCTCTTAAATTTCTTTCGCATTTTGTCGCTGATATTCATCAGCCACTCCACACGGGAAGGCCGGGGGATCGTGGGGGTAATGATATCAAATTGAATTGGTTCGGGGAACCATCAAATCTTCACCGAGTGTGGGATTCTGGAATGATCTTAACAGGTCACAAAAATATTATAAATGCAGGTATGTCTTTTGAACAATCCTGTCTTGTTTATGCTCAGTTTTTAACAAAGGTAAGCGGTAGACAGATTCGGTTTGTACGTAGTGATTTTGACAACTGGGTTTACGAGTCCTTAAGTTTGAGAGATTCTGCCGTTTATGATCAAAGTTATTTAAATCAACAAGCAGCTTATCAAGGGAAACTACTTCAATATTTGGACAACCGAGTCTTAGTTTCGGGTTTAAGATTAGCCGATGTGGTGAATCAAATTTTTGAAGCCCAACCTGTGCCACCTGAAGAGGTAACTTTCAGAAAGGAAATAGAGGCTATTGTTGGCAACCTCTATCGATTTATCAGTTTACGTCCCTAG